Proteins co-encoded in one Gemmatimonadota bacterium genomic window:
- a CDS encoding AAA domain-containing protein, which yields SGKTWGEEVYDRKYHLIKPRRGDIILVRTGKQKGRAIGIVQKNDYAESGLNENSRIHVLWINKSTYDLSGHTDERKFREAKPGRKTYLAFEKTDGYKPSFHLINSLTGNSIKNGPDINEPPKPDTPDTPDTMKHSYSLNQILYGPPGTGKTWNTVNYAVAIIEDKSLDTIKDDKDARQRFDELKKNGQIAMVTFHQNFTYEDFIEGIRPVLKENESRDSQDIQYELSEGVFRKIADRANKNRTGQPEDPKYVLIIDEINRGNIARIFGELITLIEPSKRIGSKKDETTVTLPYSQDSFGMPDNLYIIGTMNTADRSIALLDTALRRRFDFVEMMPDSKHDRISTDIEGVDCQELLAAMNKRIRFLLDREHQIGHTYFMGVDDLESLEATFKNKIIPLLQEYFYDNWEKIDLVLNKNGFIQKIDIPEDLRGSLVDDNREVYELLSFDREGWKKSESYQMIYEETGEGDNDGTE from the coding sequence GGTCTGGAAAAACGTGGGGGGAAGAAGTATATGATCGGAAATATCATCTGATCAAGCCGAGGCGGGGAGATATTATCTTGGTTAGAACGGGAAAGCAAAAAGGAAGAGCGATTGGCATTGTGCAAAAAAATGATTATGCCGAGTCAGGGTTAAACGAAAATAGCAGAATTCATGTCTTGTGGATAAACAAATCAACATATGATTTATCCGGGCATACAGATGAGAGGAAATTTCGAGAGGCTAAACCAGGCAGGAAGACATATTTGGCTTTTGAGAAAACGGATGGCTACAAACCTTCTTTTCACTTGATTAATAGTTTGACAGGAAATTCGATTAAGAACGGACCTGATATAAATGAGCCACCAAAACCAGATACCCCAGATACCCCAGATACCATGAAACATTCATATTCTTTGAATCAAATCCTCTATGGTCCTCCGGGTACGGGTAAAACCTGGAACACTGTCAATTATGCTGTGGCGATTATAGAGGACAAGTCTTTGGATACAATTAAAGACGATAAAGACGCAAGACAGCGATTTGATGAATTAAAAAAGAACGGCCAGATTGCAATGGTGACATTTCATCAGAACTTCACTTATGAGGATTTCATTGAAGGCATCAGGCCCGTTTTGAAGGAGAATGAAAGTCGAGATAGTCAGGATATTCAATATGAACTGTCCGAGGGTGTTTTCAGGAAAATTGCAGATCGAGCGAATAAAAACAGGACGGGACAACCAGAAGACCCCAAATATGTCCTGATCATTGACGAGATCAATCGCGGCAATATCGCCAGGATTTTTGGCGAGTTAATCACGCTGATTGAGCCATCCAAACGGATTGGAAGCAAGAAGGATGAAACAACAGTTACTTTGCCTTATTCGCAAGACTCTTTCGGTATGCCGGATAATCTCTACATCATCGGCACGATGAATACCGCTGATCGCTCCATTGCCCTGTTAGATACCGCGTTGCGGCGGCGATTTGATTTTGTTGAGATGATGCCGGATTCAAAGCATGACAGAATCAGTACTGATATTGAGGGTGTGGACTGTCAGGAATTGCTTGCTGCAATGAACAAACGCATCCGTTTCCTGCTTGATCGGGAGCATCAGATTGGGCACACGTATTTCATGGGTGTTGATGATCTGGAATCTCTCGAAGCAACTTTCAAAAACAAAATCATCCCGCTGTTGCAGGAATACTTTTACGATAACTGGGAGAAGATTGATCTGGTATTAAACAAAAATGGGTTTATTCAAAAAATTGATATTCCAGAAGATTTGCGTGGATCGTTGGTAGATGATAACCGTGAAGTCTATGAATTATTGTCCTTCGATAGAGAGGGATGGAAAAAGTCGGAAAGTTACCAAATGATCTACGAAGAAACAGGAGAAGGTGATAACGATGGAACCGAATAG